One window of Fodinicurvata sediminis DSM 21159 genomic DNA carries:
- a CDS encoding argonaute/piwi family protein — MDFENRIFDEPELEFGDQHHHPDPRLGLVEAGPLQPPLGEVVRVGVVGSAKTVESTQSYLTAVSTGIKGKTEKHPNLHPDFPGLGNQNPFRCRFEIPDGATAALSQSRIDKITREPDHQKAVEMAVGEIVALLQTLDDSGERPDVAIIALPVALIERVWNAKVDSKSTIEKEDSGGSDAPNFRGLLKSRTMGLNFPIQIVWEDVIDEKASISRKVKESRDRDIQDQADRSWNLMTTLYYKGSGRIPWRRMPREAEYAACYVGISFYREAGGQQLFTSAAQMFDERGRGFILKGKRAQTESRGRHPYMTFDDAYELTSHVLKAYKNHHKHFPARVIVLKTSRFRGDEADGILKALEEAGTELRDLVWVQESYAVKILRDGNYPVLRGTFVNLAGKGLLYTNGSIPYYGTYPGQYDPRPLLLCPHESCDSTVAQIAEEVFSLTKINWNSTQMNQRLPIPIRAARKVGEVLKYMDDGQTVSTDYRRYI; from the coding sequence ATGGATTTCGAAAACAGGATATTCGACGAGCCGGAACTGGAGTTTGGTGATCAGCACCATCATCCCGATCCGCGGCTGGGGCTTGTCGAAGCCGGTCCCCTGCAGCCGCCTCTGGGCGAGGTGGTCCGGGTCGGCGTCGTCGGCAGCGCCAAAACCGTCGAGAGCACGCAGAGCTACCTGACTGCCGTATCAACCGGCATCAAGGGCAAGACCGAAAAGCACCCCAATCTTCATCCGGACTTTCCGGGACTCGGCAATCAAAATCCGTTCCGCTGCCGGTTCGAGATACCGGACGGTGCGACAGCCGCGCTGTCCCAGAGCCGGATCGATAAAATCACCAGGGAACCCGACCATCAAAAAGCGGTCGAAATGGCGGTCGGGGAGATCGTTGCGCTTCTGCAGACGCTCGATGACAGCGGCGAGCGGCCGGACGTGGCTATCATCGCGCTGCCGGTGGCGCTGATCGAGCGCGTCTGGAACGCCAAGGTCGATTCAAAGAGCACCATCGAAAAGGAAGACAGCGGCGGTTCCGATGCCCCGAATTTCCGCGGGCTGCTCAAGTCCCGGACCATGGGCCTGAACTTCCCGATTCAGATCGTCTGGGAAGACGTGATCGACGAGAAGGCGTCGATTTCCCGGAAGGTCAAGGAAAGCCGCGACCGCGATATTCAGGATCAGGCTGACCGAAGCTGGAACCTGATGACGACGCTTTATTATAAGGGCAGCGGCCGCATCCCCTGGCGCCGCATGCCGCGCGAGGCCGAATATGCCGCCTGCTATGTCGGGATCAGTTTCTACCGAGAAGCCGGCGGCCAGCAGCTCTTCACCAGCGCGGCGCAGATGTTCGACGAACGCGGGCGTGGTTTCATCCTCAAAGGCAAGCGGGCGCAGACCGAGAGCCGCGGCCGGCATCCCTACATGACCTTTGACGATGCCTATGAGCTGACCTCTCACGTGCTCAAAGCTTACAAGAACCACCACAAGCATTTTCCGGCGCGGGTGATTGTGCTCAAGACCTCGCGCTTTCGGGGCGATGAGGCGGATGGCATTCTGAAGGCGCTCGAAGAGGCCGGCACCGAACTCCGGGACCTGGTCTGGGTCCAGGAATCCTACGCGGTGAAAATCTTGCGCGACGGCAATTACCCGGTCCTTCGCGGCACGTTCGTCAACCTGGCGGGCAAGGGCCTGCTCTATACGAACGGCAGCATTCCCTATTACGGTACCTATCCGGGCCAGTACGATCCCCGGCCTTTGCTACTCTGCCCGCACGAAAGTTGCGACAGCACGGTTGCCCAGATTGCCGAGGAAGTGTTTTCGCTGACCAAGATCAACTGGAATTCCACCCAGATGAACCAGCGGCTTCCCATTCCGATCCGGGCGGCTCGCAAGGTCGGCGAAGTCCTGAAATATATGGACGACGGCCAGACGGTCAGCACCGACTATCGGAGATACATCTAG
- a CDS encoding DUF4365 domain-containing protein encodes MSKTLTSSQMLGEIGETAVRHRFLDIGFQFDGRSRLEAGIDGVAEVMDEGKPLARMIAVQVKATESGTYTAEDDEGFTYLLKRKDLEYWRPSNLPVIIVLYRKSDETFYWQEVPSGVTEGDRRLRFDKQRDVLDRNAVNRLAALTVPKAGFGYYVPPLGGGEDALVNILPITMPPEIYVASTPHSGPKAAALLLEGEEPARFDWVINGGSFWSFHDPRASPCRDIVDFDQVEAIETGYLAFHEDLDEQNKFAFLLRKTLRHQTRENLNWEKERKLLYFRALEKNVPRRFHYEASRNKTHADVVNVITSKKEEDRVDFVRHHAFAPRFELLDDQWFLVVTPTYYFTTDGFTPHSYPQALLAGKKRMDNSASLRGQVIMWHRVLTQKERAAGDLFGRDAEPELCLQFEAPPQITLDTRVPEDVWGAPRKKAEEPDNQERLAV; translated from the coding sequence ATGTCGAAGACTCTCACATCCAGTCAGATGCTCGGGGAGATCGGCGAGACTGCGGTGCGCCACCGGTTTCTCGATATCGGGTTTCAGTTTGATGGGCGCTCGCGCCTGGAGGCTGGCATAGACGGTGTTGCCGAGGTGATGGATGAGGGCAAGCCGTTGGCGCGAATGATCGCCGTACAGGTGAAGGCGACCGAATCGGGGACCTATACCGCTGAGGACGATGAGGGGTTCACCTATTTACTGAAGCGCAAGGACCTCGAATACTGGCGTCCCTCAAACCTGCCGGTCATCATCGTGCTCTATCGCAAGTCCGATGAGACCTTCTATTGGCAGGAAGTTCCCAGCGGCGTCACGGAAGGAGACCGCCGTCTCCGGTTTGACAAGCAGCGCGATGTCCTCGACCGGAACGCGGTCAATCGGCTGGCTGCGCTGACAGTCCCGAAGGCCGGCTTCGGCTATTACGTTCCGCCGCTTGGCGGCGGCGAGGACGCGCTGGTCAATATCCTGCCGATTACCATGCCCCCTGAGATTTACGTGGCCTCGACGCCACATTCGGGGCCGAAAGCGGCGGCGCTTCTGCTTGAGGGCGAGGAACCGGCACGGTTCGACTGGGTGATCAACGGCGGGTCGTTCTGGTCGTTTCATGATCCCCGGGCATCGCCGTGTCGGGATATTGTCGACTTCGATCAGGTCGAAGCCATCGAGACCGGCTATCTGGCGTTTCACGAAGACCTGGACGAACAGAACAAGTTCGCCTTTCTCCTGCGGAAGACCTTAAGGCATCAGACCCGCGAGAACCTGAACTGGGAGAAAGAACGCAAGCTGCTGTATTTCAGGGCGCTTGAGAAGAACGTTCCGCGCCGGTTCCATTATGAGGCTTCGCGGAACAAGACCCATGCGGATGTCGTCAATGTCATTACCAGCAAGAAGGAAGAGGACCGTGTAGACTTTGTGCGGCACCATGCATTTGCGCCGCGGTTCGAGCTGCTGGATGATCAGTGGTTCCTGGTCGTAACCCCGACCTACTATTTCACGACCGACGGCTTTACGCCGCATTCATACCCGCAGGCGCTGCTTGCCGGAAAGAAGCGCATGGACAACAGCGCTTCGCTGCGAGGACAGGTGATCATGTGGCACCGCGTCCTGACACAGAAGGAGCGTGCCGCCGGTGATCTGTTCGGGCGGGATGCCGAACCCGAGCTGTGTTTGCAGTTCGAAGCGCCGCCGCAGATCACCCTCGATACGCGGGTGCCGGAAGATGTATGGGGCGCGCCCCGGAAGAAAGCGGAAGAGCCTGACAACCAGGAAAGGCTCGCGGTCTGA
- a CDS encoding type I restriction endonuclease subunit R produces MTARSANVIHREVVLEDHLVAHLVANQGYLERSPEGFDRDLALDRELLLRFVQETQPDEWNKLAAQYSASAEAEFFTQLEKALKDRGTLDVLRSGLKLIPNIRFSLCFFQPASNLNPVLTQLYEANILSVMRQVRYSRKNENALDVVLFVNGLPVATLELKNLLTGATFRHAEKQYKTDRSPAGEPLLTFKRGALVHFAADQDNVSMTTRLMNGKTRFLPFNRGSAEGGAGNPAIPDEFRIAYLYKDLPDGKAVFGREKWLAILGRFIHLEKTDGKETLTFPRYQQLDAVTRMMVHARQHGPGQNYLIQHSAGSGKSNTIGWTAHQLINLHDAGDQPIFNTVIIVTDRIVLDRQLQNTVAQFEQTKGVVKKIDGTSRQLKQAIQDGARIIITTIQKFGTEHLQEVTGQKDRRFAILVDEAHSSQSGKSAQALADALTREATSSDDVEDIIAAYQKSRGPQANISYFAFTATPRNVTLERFGVPGPDGLPRPFHLYSMRQAIEEGFILDVLQNYMTYKAYYELEKAIEDDPELQGRKAQRRVARFASLHPTAISQKVEVIVEHFRRHVRHELGGNAKAMVVTQSREHALRYYFGLRDYIQKHGYQDVQALVAFSGELRLDGETWTEAEVNGFSETELPRRFDGSEYQILIVAEKYQTGFDQPKLCAMYVDRKLAGLQAVQTLSRLNRTMPGKDTTYVLDFQNSIEDIQEAFMPFHEMTALMETSDPNQVYALESRLRTFGIIDPEEVERFARTYYKGPLDGWDRIKLEGLVREAVQRFEAEEDEGRQEEFRQLLKSFMRFYSFVAQVVRLEDTDLEKLHAYAAWLYRLLPNREVPPDIEITDDMLRLQAFKVEQKEAGSASLTPGMSEPLRPINEFGANPYTEDEKRSLSEIIQSFNERHGTEFSEEDFLRFEQVNREILDEDMTEMMRNNPPDVVFSAYAQAFFQGAIRMFQRDSEMKSIVLSDAEARDQAIRHFFGRALREVREGDGSRM; encoded by the coding sequence AGTTCTTCACGCAGCTCGAGAAGGCGCTGAAGGACCGTGGCACCCTCGACGTCCTGCGCAGCGGGTTGAAGCTGATCCCGAATATCCGCTTTTCCCTCTGTTTCTTCCAGCCGGCCTCGAACCTGAACCCGGTCCTGACGCAGCTCTATGAGGCGAACATCCTGAGCGTGATGCGCCAGGTGCGCTACAGCCGGAAGAACGAAAACGCCCTCGATGTGGTGCTGTTCGTCAACGGCCTGCCGGTGGCCACACTGGAGCTGAAGAACCTGCTGACAGGCGCGACCTTCAGGCACGCCGAGAAGCAGTACAAGACCGACCGCTCACCGGCCGGCGAACCGCTGCTGACCTTCAAGCGCGGCGCGCTGGTGCACTTCGCGGCCGACCAGGACAACGTCTCGATGACGACGCGCCTGATGAACGGAAAGACCCGTTTCCTGCCCTTTAACCGCGGCAGTGCGGAAGGGGGTGCCGGCAATCCCGCGATACCGGACGAGTTCCGCATTGCCTATCTCTACAAGGACCTGCCGGACGGCAAGGCCGTGTTCGGGCGCGAAAAGTGGCTCGCCATCCTCGGGCGCTTCATTCACCTGGAGAAGACCGACGGCAAGGAAACCCTGACCTTCCCGCGCTATCAGCAGCTCGATGCCGTCACCCGGATGATGGTGCATGCTCGCCAGCACGGCCCGGGGCAGAACTACCTGATCCAGCACTCGGCCGGCTCGGGCAAGTCCAACACCATCGGCTGGACCGCCCATCAGCTCATCAACCTGCATGATGCGGGCGACCAGCCGATCTTCAACACGGTCATCATCGTCACCGACCGCATCGTCCTCGACCGCCAGCTCCAGAACACCGTGGCCCAGTTCGAGCAGACCAAGGGGGTGGTGAAGAAGATTGACGGCACCTCGCGCCAACTGAAACAGGCGATCCAGGATGGCGCGCGCATCATCATCACCACGATCCAGAAGTTCGGCACCGAGCACCTGCAGGAGGTGACAGGACAGAAGGACCGCAGGTTCGCCATCCTGGTGGACGAGGCGCACAGCTCGCAGTCGGGCAAGAGCGCCCAGGCGCTGGCTGACGCGCTGACGCGCGAGGCGACCTCCAGCGACGATGTCGAGGACATCATCGCCGCCTATCAGAAGAGCCGCGGGCCGCAGGCCAACATCAGCTACTTCGCCTTCACGGCGACACCGCGGAACGTGACGCTGGAGCGCTTCGGTGTGCCCGGGCCGGATGGCCTGCCCCGGCCCTTCCACCTTTACTCCATGCGCCAGGCGATCGAAGAAGGTTTCATCCTCGACGTGCTCCAGAACTACATGACCTACAAGGCCTATTACGAGCTGGAAAAGGCCATCGAGGACGACCCCGAGCTGCAGGGGCGCAAGGCCCAGCGGCGGGTCGCGCGCTTCGCCTCGCTGCATCCGACGGCCATCAGCCAGAAGGTCGAGGTCATCGTCGAGCATTTCCGTCGCCATGTACGCCACGAACTGGGCGGCAACGCCAAGGCGATGGTCGTGACGCAAAGCCGCGAGCATGCGCTGCGCTATTACTTCGGACTGCGCGACTATATCCAGAAGCACGGCTATCAGGATGTCCAGGCGTTGGTGGCCTTTTCGGGCGAGCTGCGGCTGGATGGTGAAACCTGGACGGAAGCCGAGGTGAACGGCTTTTCCGAGACCGAGTTGCCGCGCCGCTTCGACGGGTCCGAGTACCAGATCCTGATCGTAGCGGAGAAATACCAGACGGGCTTCGACCAGCCCAAGCTCTGTGCCATGTATGTGGACCGCAAGCTGGCGGGCCTGCAGGCGGTGCAGACCCTGTCCCGCTTGAACCGCACCATGCCGGGCAAGGACACCACCTATGTCCTCGACTTCCAGAACTCCATCGAGGACATCCAGGAGGCCTTCATGCCGTTCCACGAGATGACGGCGCTCATGGAGACCTCGGATCCCAACCAGGTCTATGCCCTTGAAAGCCGCCTGCGCACCTTCGGCATCATCGACCCGGAGGAGGTCGAGCGCTTTGCCCGGACCTATTACAAGGGGCCGCTCGACGGCTGGGACCGGATCAAGCTGGAAGGCCTGGTGCGCGAGGCCGTCCAGCGCTTCGAGGCGGAGGAGGACGAAGGCAGACAGGAAGAGTTCCGCCAGCTGCTGAAGAGCTTCATGCGCTTCTACAGCTTCGTCGCCCAGGTCGTGCGCCTTGAGGATACCGACCTGGAGAAGCTGCACGCCTATGCCGCCTGGCTGTATCGGCTGTTGCCGAACCGCGAGGTGCCGCCGGACATCGAGATCACCGACGACATGCTGCGCCTGCAGGCCTTCAAGGTGGAGCAGAAAGAGGCGGGAAGCGCCTCCCTCACGCCCGGCATGTCCGAGCCCCTGCGACCGATCAACGAGTTTGGCGCCAACCCTTATACCGAAGACGAAAAGCGCTCGCTGTCGGAGATCATCCAAAGCTTCAACGAGCGGCATGGCACCGAATTCAGCGAGGAGGACTTCCTGCGCTTTGAGCAGGTGAACCGGGAGATCCTGGATGAGGACATGACCGAGATGATGCGCAACAACCCCCCGGACGTTGTCTTCTCAGCCTATGCACAGGCCTTCTTCCAGGGCGCAATCCGCATGTTCCAGCGCGACAGCGAGATGAAGAGCATCGTGCTGTCAGACGCCGAGGCGCGCGACCAGGCCATCCGGCATTTCTTCGGGCGGGCGTTGAGGGAGGTTAGGGAAGGTGACGGTTCTCGTATGTGA